Proteins from one Bacillota bacterium genomic window:
- a CDS encoding IS1634 family transposase — protein MLENPYYNSGHPFDRLQADGDIDTLMRSLSRFCTQVKIQEAHLRGELRALGAWSIGPELIFGRLWDRLKLPAIIGGLLEGRKFEFDVERAIFVTVLHRLFEAGSDRQGVRWMTGVSVAGAEGIQLHHLYRAMRWLGEVKDRIEDGLFSSHRDLFTELSLVFFDTTSIYFEGRGGETLGQLGHSKDRRGDHNQVVVGALLTQTGRPISCDVAPGNQVDVTALLPMVDRARARFGLKRVCWVADRGMCSKDIIEGLEERQMEYILGVRMRAVKEVGEEVLSRAGRYRDVDDNLKVKEVWVGDRRYVLCYNPEEAAKDRADRQAILEALEEELKRDPKALVKNRGTAGFSR, from the coding sequence ATGCTCGAGAATCCCTATTACAACTCGGGCCATCCCTTTGATCGCCTTCAGGCTGATGGGGACATAGATACACTCATGCGTTCCCTCTCGCGCTTCTGTACCCAGGTTAAGATCCAGGAGGCCCACTTAAGGGGGGAGCTCAGGGCATTGGGGGCATGGAGCATAGGACCGGAGCTCATCTTCGGCAGGCTGTGGGATCGGCTCAAGCTCCCGGCCATCATAGGGGGTTTATTGGAAGGGCGCAAGTTCGAGTTCGACGTGGAGAGGGCGATCTTTGTCACGGTGCTGCACCGTCTGTTCGAAGCAGGTTCTGACCGCCAGGGGGTGCGCTGGATGACTGGAGTGTCCGTGGCTGGGGCGGAAGGGATACAGTTACACCATCTGTACCGTGCGATGCGCTGGCTGGGAGAGGTCAAGGACCGGATTGAAGACGGCTTGTTCTCTTCTCACCGGGATCTGTTCACTGAGCTTTCGCTGGTTTTCTTTGACACCACCAGCATCTACTTCGAGGGCAGGGGTGGGGAGACGCTCGGTCAGCTCGGGCACTCCAAGGACCGCAGAGGCGACCACAATCAGGTGGTTGTCGGAGCGCTCCTGACCCAGACAGGGAGGCCGATAAGCTGCGACGTTGCCCCGGGCAACCAGGTGGACGTGACTGCCCTCTTGCCGATGGTAGACAGGGCCAGGGCCCGATTCGGACTCAAGAGGGTGTGCTGGGTGGCAGACCGGGGGATGTGCAGCAAGGATATCATCGAGGGGCTTGAAGAGCGGCAGATGGAGTATATCCTGGGGGTCCGGATGCGTGCAGTCAAAGAGGTGGGGGAAGAGGTTCTCTCGCGGGCTGGCCGGTATCGCGACGTCGATGACAACCTCAAGGTGAAGGAAGTCTGGGTTGGTGATAGACGTTACGTGCTGTGCTACAACCCCGAGGAGGCAGCCAAGGACAGGGCAGATAGACAGGCCATTCTTGAAGCCTTGGAGGAGGAGCTTAAGAGGGACCCCAAGGCGCTGGTGAAGAACCGTGGGACCGCCGGTTTCTCAAGATAG
- a CDS encoding type II toxin-antitoxin system VapC family toxin: MAYLVDTCVLIDYLLDRLPARSGDWFEGLIGGGWICTSVVVYHELWTGATTLKAQQSVKELLAEWDIIPVDLAIACQAAEIRRMWRGKGMTLSMADALIGATAQLYGLKLITRNIKDFPEVPTVDPFHLETIL; this comes from the coding sequence ATGGCCTATCTTGTAGATACCTGCGTTCTCATCGACTATCTTCTTGATAGACTCCCAGCTCGATCCGGAGACTGGTTCGAGGGACTTATCGGAGGCGGCTGGATTTGCACGAGCGTGGTTGTATATCATGAGCTCTGGACGGGAGCTACAACTCTAAAGGCACAACAATCAGTAAAGGAATTACTTGCGGAATGGGATATCATCCCCGTTGATCTGGCGATAGCCTGTCAGGCCGCAGAGATACGGCGAATGTGGCGTGGTAAAGGCATGACATTGAGCATGGCAGATGCTCTGATTGGGGCTACGGCGCAGTTATATGGCCTCAAGCTTATCACAAGAAATATCAAAGATTTTCCTGAGGTGCCCACAGTGGATCCATTTCACCTTGAGACCATTCTTTAG